Proteins encoded by one window of Chromobacterium violaceum ATCC 12472:
- a CDS encoding L-serine ammonia-lyase has translation MFSMSDIYKIGVGPSSSHTVGPMKAGHQFLGALKETGKFNQVNRVHVDCYGSLALTGKGHCTDQAIILGLAGNLPDTVDPDASASLIADVEQTSQLTLGRTHQRVAFGMDFHTANLPLHENGMQIHAFVDDEKVLTKTYYSIGGGFIVDEEHFNQSSCSDTPVPYHFVTAQQLIDMCEETGLSIAALVMENEKAFHDVKDTQAHFRRVWEVMKSSIERGMRTEGNLPGPMRIPRRAPALHRMLTSSLTVAKDPMSVMDWVNMYAMAMSEENAAGGRVVTAPTNGACGIVPAVLAYYNHFIQPLDDDSCLRFFLSSGAIGCLFKLNASISGAEVGCQGEVGVACSMAAAGLTELMGGSPSQVCMAAEIAMEHNLGLTCDPVGGQVQIPCIERNAIAAVKAINAARMAMHRVSSPKVSLDKVIAAMYETGKDMDAKYRETSCGGLALQIKAENKVVPTQAIRWIDDAA, from the coding sequence ATGTTCAGCATGAGCGACATCTACAAAATCGGCGTAGGCCCCTCCAGCTCCCACACCGTCGGCCCGATGAAGGCCGGCCACCAGTTCCTCGGCGCGCTCAAGGAAACCGGCAAGTTCAACCAGGTCAACCGCGTCCATGTCGACTGCTACGGCTCGCTCGCCCTCACCGGCAAGGGCCACTGCACCGACCAGGCCATCATCCTCGGCCTCGCCGGCAATCTGCCCGACACCGTGGACCCGGACGCCAGCGCCAGCCTGATCGCAGACGTGGAGCAAACCAGCCAGCTGACGCTGGGCCGCACCCACCAGCGCGTGGCCTTCGGCATGGACTTCCACACCGCCAATCTGCCGCTGCACGAAAACGGCATGCAGATCCACGCCTTCGTCGACGACGAAAAAGTCCTGACCAAGACCTACTATTCGATCGGCGGCGGCTTCATCGTCGACGAAGAGCACTTCAACCAGTCCAGCTGCAGCGACACCCCGGTGCCCTACCATTTCGTCACCGCCCAGCAGCTGATCGACATGTGCGAGGAAACCGGCCTGTCCATCGCCGCGCTGGTGATGGAAAACGAGAAAGCCTTCCACGACGTCAAGGACACCCAGGCCCACTTCCGCCGCGTGTGGGAAGTGATGAAGAGCAGCATCGAGCGCGGCATGCGCACCGAAGGCAACCTGCCCGGCCCGATGCGCATCCCCCGCCGCGCGCCCGCGCTGCACCGGATGCTGACCAGCTCGCTCACCGTGGCCAAGGACCCGATGAGCGTGATGGACTGGGTCAATATGTACGCGATGGCGATGTCCGAGGAAAACGCGGCCGGCGGCCGCGTGGTCACCGCGCCGACCAACGGCGCCTGCGGCATCGTGCCGGCCGTGCTCGCCTACTACAACCACTTCATCCAGCCGCTGGACGACGACAGCTGCCTGCGCTTCTTCCTGTCCTCCGGCGCCATCGGCTGCCTGTTCAAGCTGAACGCGTCGATCTCCGGCGCCGAAGTCGGCTGCCAGGGCGAGGTGGGCGTCGCCTGTTCGATGGCGGCCGCCGGCCTGACCGAACTGATGGGCGGCAGCCCGTCCCAGGTATGCATGGCGGCCGAGATCGCCATGGAGCACAACCTGGGCCTGACTTGCGACCCGGTGGGCGGCCAGGTGCAGATCCCCTGCATCGAGCGCAACGCCATCGCCGCGGTCAAGGCCATCAACGCCGCCCGCATGGCCATGCACCGCGTCAGCAGCCCCAAGGTGTCGCTGGACAAGGTGATCGCCGCGATGTACGAAACCGGCAAGGACATGGACGCCAAGTACCGCGAAACCTCCTGCGGCGGCCTCGCGCTGCAGATCAAGGCGGAAAACAAGGTGGTGCCGACCCAGGCCATCCGCTGGATCGACGACGCGGCCTGA
- a CDS encoding HAAAP family serine/threonine permease — translation MSQAIASTASRSGSSGWSKHDTTWMLGLYGTAIGAGVLFLPINAGIGGLWPLMLMAILALPLTFFAHRGLTRFVLSGSKEGADITEVVEEHFGLGAGKIITLLYFFAIYPILLMYSVAITNTVLSFLNNQLHIEVGTGIATRAVFSLALILGLMSIVRLGGQMIVKAMSILVYPFVVVLMLLALYLIPQWSDTAIRHAGSLGDALSSGAFYKTLWLAIPVMVFSFNHSPIISSFSVDQRKLHGDDAEPASSRVLIRAHTMMVLTVMFFVFSCVFSLSPADLAAAKAQNISILSYLANHFQNPVMEWVAPIIAMVAISKSFLGHYLGAKEGFNGLVIKQLRQNGKSIESSKLDRYTAIFMIVTCWIIATINPSILGMIETLGGPVIAMLLFLMPMYAIQKVPAMKKYSGAASNIFVTLIGLIAISAIFYDLIA, via the coding sequence ATGTCTCAAGCAATCGCCTCCACCGCTTCCCGCTCCGGTTCATCCGGCTGGTCCAAGCACGACACCACCTGGATGCTCGGCCTGTACGGCACCGCCATCGGCGCCGGCGTCCTGTTCCTCCCGATCAACGCCGGCATCGGCGGCCTGTGGCCGCTGATGCTGATGGCCATCCTGGCCCTGCCGCTGACCTTCTTCGCCCACCGCGGCCTGACCCGCTTCGTGCTGTCCGGCAGCAAGGAAGGCGCGGACATCACCGAGGTGGTGGAAGAGCACTTCGGTCTCGGCGCCGGCAAGATCATCACCCTGCTGTACTTCTTCGCCATCTACCCGATCCTGCTGATGTACAGCGTGGCCATCACCAACACGGTGCTGTCCTTCCTGAACAACCAGCTGCACATCGAAGTGGGCACCGGCATCGCCACCCGCGCCGTGTTCTCGCTGGCGCTGATCCTGGGCCTGATGTCCATCGTGCGCCTGGGCGGCCAGATGATCGTCAAGGCGATGAGCATCCTGGTGTACCCGTTCGTGGTGGTGCTGATGCTGCTGGCGCTGTACCTGATCCCGCAATGGAGCGATACCGCCATCCGCCACGCCGGCAGCCTGGGCGACGCGCTGTCCAGCGGCGCCTTCTACAAGACGCTGTGGCTGGCCATCCCGGTGATGGTGTTCTCGTTCAACCACTCGCCGATCATCTCGTCCTTCTCCGTCGACCAGCGCAAGCTTCACGGCGATGACGCCGAGCCGGCCTCCAGCCGCGTGCTGATTCGCGCCCACACCATGATGGTGCTGACCGTGATGTTCTTCGTGTTCAGCTGCGTGTTCAGCCTGAGCCCGGCCGACCTGGCCGCCGCCAAGGCCCAGAACATCTCCATCCTGTCCTACCTGGCCAACCACTTCCAAAACCCGGTGATGGAATGGGTTGCCCCGATCATCGCCATGGTCGCCATCAGCAAGTCCTTCCTGGGCCACTACCTGGGCGCCAAGGAAGGCTTCAACGGCCTGGTGATCAAGCAGCTGCGCCAGAACGGCAAGAGCATCGAATCGTCCAAGCTGGACCGCTACACCGCCATCTTCATGATCGTCACCTGCTGGATCATCGCCACCATCAACCCGTCCATCCTGGGCATGATCGAAACCCTGGGCGGCCCGGTGATCGCGATGCTGCTGTTCCTGATGCCGATGTACGCGATCCAGAAAGTGCCGGCGATGAAGAAGTACTCCGGCGCCGCCAGCAACATCTTCGTGACGCTGATCGGCCTGATCGCCATCTCCGCCATCTTCTACGATCTGATCGCCTGA